The following are encoded together in the Primulina tabacum isolate GXHZ01 chromosome 18, ASM2559414v2, whole genome shotgun sequence genome:
- the LOC142533045 gene encoding protein yippee-like At4g27745, protein MAEMTGPRLYSCCNCRNHIALHDDVISKAFQGRNGRAFLFSHAMNISLGPKEDRRLMTGLHTVADVFCSDCHEELGWKYEKAYEETQKYKEGKIILEKLKIVKENW, encoded by the exons ATGGCTGAAATGACTGGTCCGAGGTTGTACAGTTGCTGCAATTGTAGAAATCATATTGCCCTTCATGATGATGTAATCTCTAAAGCATTTCAG GGAAGAAACGGTCGAGCATTTCTGTTCTCCCACGCTATGAACATTTCTCTGGGCCCTAAAGAAGATAGGCGGCTGATGACCGGCCTTCATACAGTGGCGGATGTCTTTTGCTCGGACTGTCACGAGGAATTGGGGTGGAAATACGAGAAAGCTTATGAGGAAACTCAGAAGTACAAGGAAGGAAAAATCATTCTAGAAAAGTTGAAAATTGTCAAAGAGAACTGGTAG